CAGGCGGTGGTGGAGAAAAAGCAGATGTTTTTGCCGTCAGGGCCCATTCTTTCTTTGGCAGAAGAGCAAAACCTGCTGGCCGACCATGACTTTTTCATTGAGAACCATCTTTTTTTAGGCACCAGCCGGTACACGGCGCTACCAGCTTCGGTTAGCGGACAATTGTTTCTCCGGGCCCAGTACCAGTCAGTGTTTGACTACCTCACCTAGCTCAACCAGTTTGTGTATGACCTGCTGGAGTTTGACCCCGAACCCACAGATGTGCACACCCCCGTGAGCGAGGTGCTTGAACTGAAACGCGGCGTCTGCCAGGATTTCACGCACCTGTTCCTGGCCCTGGCCAGGTTAAGCAAAATCCCCTGCCGGTATGTGTCGGGGTATTTGAACCAGGGCCTGAACCTGACCGGCACCGCCGTCATGCACGCGTGGGCAGAGGCCTACCTGCCGGGTTTTGGCTGGCAGGGCTTTGACCCCACCAACAACCTGCTAGCCGACAGCAACTACAATAAAGCCGCCAACGGCACAGATTACGGAGACTGCAGCCCTTTGAAAGGGGTCTTGAAAACTAATGGCGGCCAGGAAACCAAATACCACGTGAAAGTACACCCACAGGCGCCAACCCAAATTTTGCAGCCATCTTTTATGCAGCAGTCCATGCAGCAATAAGTTAGGCACTGGCAACCCACTATTTATATTCCCCATGAAAACCTTCCATTGCAGCTGCGGCAACAAGTTGTTTTTTGAGAATTCACAGTGCCTTTCCTGCCAGCGGGAAGTGGGCTGGTGCCCCGTGTGCCAGGGC
This region of Rufibacter sp. LB8 genomic DNA includes:
- a CDS encoding transglutaminase family protein; the encoded protein is MYDLLEFDPEPTDVHTPVSEVLELKRGVCQDFTHLFLALARLSKIPCRYVSGYLNQGLNLTGTAVMHAWAEAYLPGFGWQGFDPTNNLLADSNYNKAANGTDYGDCSPLKGVLKTNGGQETKYHVKVHPQAPTQILQPSFMQQSMQQ